Proteins co-encoded in one Xanthomonas campestris pv. badrii genomic window:
- the purU gene encoding formyltetrahydrofolate deformylase yields MRSDYILTLSCPDRTGIVYRVTGLLFDLACNILDAQQFGDDESGRFFLRVHFDKPPGTGIASLEQRFALLANEFQMAWQLHDARRRARLLVLVSKQGHCLNDLLFRMHSRQLPVDIVAVVSNHADFAPLAASYGIDFHHLPVSAHTRAAQEAQLLALVQELHIDLVVLARYMQILSPALCRALAGRAINIHHSFLPSFKGAQPYHQAHARGVKIIGATAHYVTEDLDEGPIIEQDVARVDHAMTPRDLVRVGSDTESLVLARAVRRHVEHRIVLNGHRTVVFR; encoded by the coding sequence ATGCGCTCCGACTACATCCTCACGCTCTCCTGCCCTGACCGCACCGGTATCGTCTATCGCGTGACCGGCCTGTTGTTCGATCTGGCCTGCAACATCCTCGACGCACAGCAATTCGGCGACGACGAAAGTGGCCGTTTTTTCCTGCGCGTGCATTTCGACAAGCCGCCCGGCACCGGAATCGCCAGCCTCGAGCAGCGGTTCGCTCTGCTCGCCAATGAGTTCCAGATGGCCTGGCAATTGCACGATGCGCGCCGCCGCGCGCGGCTGCTGGTGTTGGTGAGCAAGCAGGGGCATTGTCTCAACGACCTGTTGTTTCGCATGCACAGCCGGCAACTGCCGGTGGACATCGTGGCCGTGGTCTCCAACCATGCGGACTTCGCGCCGCTGGCCGCGTCCTACGGGATCGACTTCCACCACCTGCCGGTCAGTGCACACACGCGTGCCGCGCAGGAAGCCCAGCTGCTTGCGCTGGTCCAGGAGCTGCACATCGACCTGGTGGTGCTGGCGCGCTATATGCAGATTCTCTCGCCTGCGCTGTGCCGCGCATTGGCCGGGCGCGCGATCAACATCCATCACAGCTTCCTGCCCAGCTTCAAGGGCGCCCAGCCGTATCACCAGGCGCACGCGCGCGGGGTCAAGATCATCGGCGCCACCGCCCATTATGTGACCGAGGACCTGGACGAAGGTCCGATCATCGAGCAGGACGTCGCCCGCGTGGACCACGCCATGACCCCGCGCGATCTGGTACGCGTGGGCAGCGACACCGAATCGCTGGTACTCGCCCGTGCTGTGCGCCGCCACGTCGAGCATCGCATCGTGCTCAACGGACATCGCACGGTGGTGTTTCGTTGA
- a CDS encoding glycoside hydrolase family 3 protein, which yields MNFPGKARPHQRLTKAVLLATCALMSGMGVCAETTFATSAVGHATEHEATYAHLSGANSSAGSGRGGGGQGAAVIPMNIRKKVEAMTLEEKIGQKIMLDFRYWDPVGNQRLDMTAPDDVIGRIIESNHVGGVILFSNNLKEQSQIKTLADWYAGMETSGGVRLLIATDNEGGNVFRLPRNAYASFSGNMALAAAIQGGASEQLAYEQGRLLAQDLLGLKINTNFAPVVDVNTNPFNPVINVRAFSDDASLVSRLAGRISAGMEHQGLITTYKHFPGHGSTSTDSHTGLPRVDLSLEQAVAIDLAPYQQAIAANAAPDMVMTAHIQYPALDQSLVTNRNGQRIVVPATMSRQIQTHILREELGYAGVSISDALDMGAITDNFTQEDSVEKVFAAGVDIALMPVSISTPSQADLLPRLVSVVAQSVREGRIRQDDIDASVERILALKARHGLLGNNLLARHQRTSSGASSLAPQQVQKAIADQSITVVINRQSLLPLKDKALRYFILTPQAQQATGIATAMGQQGYRSVVAADESTLTDAQIKENIAKCDVFLLGTLPTNFTAAERDVVPALQTTVVPDDNRYLDWLRYAAGLGKKRVHLALRAPYDIVNYSENTDAAVATYSYFGYNNGVWLGPSMLSLAEVLTGKVAPRGKLPVNLWSNYDAEKNTGTVAYPRGFGLSW from the coding sequence ATGAATTTTCCGGGAAAAGCTCGGCCCCATCAGCGATTGACAAAAGCTGTCTTGCTGGCGACGTGCGCACTCATGAGTGGGATGGGTGTCTGCGCGGAGACAACCTTCGCCACATCGGCTGTCGGTCATGCCACTGAACATGAGGCGACGTATGCGCATCTGTCTGGCGCAAACAGTTCCGCAGGATCCGGCCGAGGCGGCGGCGGACAGGGCGCTGCGGTAATCCCCATGAACATAAGAAAAAAAGTAGAGGCAATGACGCTCGAGGAAAAGATCGGGCAAAAGATAATGCTCGATTTCCGCTACTGGGATCCGGTCGGTAACCAAAGGCTGGACATGACCGCTCCTGATGATGTGATAGGGCGGATCATCGAGAGCAACCACGTTGGTGGCGTCATTCTCTTTTCAAATAATTTGAAGGAGCAGTCGCAGATCAAGACGCTTGCCGATTGGTACGCCGGCATGGAGACCAGCGGAGGGGTGCGTTTACTGATTGCGACCGACAATGAGGGCGGGAATGTATTTCGACTCCCCCGTAACGCCTATGCGTCCTTCTCTGGAAATATGGCCCTTGCAGCGGCGATCCAGGGAGGCGCAAGCGAGCAGCTTGCGTATGAACAAGGCAGGTTGCTGGCGCAGGATCTGCTCGGATTGAAGATCAATACCAATTTCGCACCGGTGGTCGATGTCAACACCAATCCCTTCAATCCGGTCATCAACGTTCGCGCATTCAGTGACGACGCAAGCCTGGTATCACGCTTGGCCGGAAGAATTTCCGCCGGGATGGAGCATCAAGGGCTGATCACGACCTATAAGCACTTTCCGGGCCACGGTAGCACTTCAACCGACTCGCACACGGGCCTGCCGCGCGTGGATCTTTCACTGGAGCAAGCCGTCGCTATCGACCTTGCGCCTTATCAACAGGCCATCGCTGCAAACGCCGCCCCGGATATGGTCATGACGGCGCATATCCAGTACCCGGCACTGGATCAAAGCCTGGTCACCAATCGCAACGGGCAAAGGATTGTCGTTCCTGCCACCATGTCACGGCAGATACAGACGCATATCCTGCGCGAAGAACTGGGCTACGCCGGCGTGTCCATTTCCGATGCGCTAGACATGGGGGCGATCACCGACAACTTCACGCAGGAAGATTCTGTCGAGAAGGTCTTTGCTGCGGGAGTGGATATCGCACTGATGCCGGTCAGCATCTCCACCCCCTCTCAGGCCGACCTGCTGCCCAGGCTTGTCAGCGTGGTTGCGCAATCGGTCAGAGAGGGACGCATCAGGCAGGACGATATAGATGCCTCGGTGGAGCGAATTCTGGCACTCAAGGCCCGGCATGGCCTGCTGGGAAACAACCTGCTGGCAAGGCACCAACGCACTTCCAGCGGAGCGTCCTCCTTGGCCCCACAACAAGTCCAGAAGGCGATTGCGGATCAATCGATCACTGTGGTGATCAATCGTCAATCTCTGTTGCCGTTGAAAGACAAAGCGCTACGCTATTTCATCCTGACGCCTCAAGCTCAGCAGGCCACAGGTATTGCGACCGCGATGGGGCAGCAGGGATATCGCAGCGTCGTTGCCGCAGACGAGTCAACACTCACCGATGCGCAAATAAAAGAAAATATCGCCAAGTGCGATGTTTTCCTGCTGGGAACCCTGCCGACCAACTTCACGGCGGCCGAGCGGGATGTTGTTCCTGCCTTGCAGACGACCGTCGTGCCAGACGACAACAGGTACCTCGACTGGCTAAGGTATGCTGCTGGCTTGGGGAAAAAACGCGTCCACCTCGCTCTGCGCGCGCCGTACGACATCGTGAATTATTCCGAGAACACCGATGCCGCCGTCGCCACTTATTCCTATTTCGGTTACAACAACGGTGTGTGGCTCGGACCTTCCATGTTGTCGCTAGCGGAAGTGCTCACTGGCAAGGTGGCGCCTCGCGGGAAATTGCCGGTAAATCTTTGGAGCAACTACGACGCGGAGAAGAACACGGGGACAGTGGCCTACCCGCGAGGATTCGGGCTGAGCTGGTGA
- a CDS encoding choice-of-anchor X domain-containing protein, with protein MRKPSLLSVMCTLSLMSMPLAAADLQPKQLAGPPEEFAQMRTPDPAESAILSKSALLPVELTPAGNAARWQGTLPVENGHLRFMVLAGDQAWDAAVAAPRGAGARAVDAPQLQAQRTVLGTADNGTTGMRYAVDAAQNGNWSLTLQSASPLAQRGYVLMEGDARTQLAAYPRDRQHLVGKSLTLNAMLSGSDARGATLLASQAGQIDTASLRVIDPQGAVRVLPMADDGAHDDGAAGDGVYGGNFQPGRAGTWIAQVIVHGHDQAGQPFVRTSEHVMPVLDTSLRLMGNALSARAAEGTRLALALPVAARGKAPSHYRVFGQVWGTDAKGRDVPVAWIGGMLAPQQGQLPLSLDERWIARAGARAPFSLRGLRIEDPDYYIPLVQADSLPLQMPELRRASIARATGGIDESMRMGPRPSTLATAMAQPQAAGSQLVLVHGYCSNGVWPQAQFTNASTFLDAKQNRSNDQFAQRIAQFASQWSSFSTVAHSQGGMAALHLYTYYWSGLDNASGGRVMQSVGTPYQGTNLSGVLAAVGSWFGVGCGTNADMTYDGAKAWLAGIPAEARAKVDYYATSFAKTNWYTNDYCNAASDLVLNDPEDGTVEQVNAQLPGGVNRGHTTGQCHTTGMRDPAQYLDANRNAVMNANAAR; from the coding sequence ATGCGCAAGCCCTCGTTGTTGTCCGTGATGTGCACCCTGTCGCTGATGTCGATGCCGCTGGCGGCGGCCGACCTGCAGCCCAAACAACTGGCCGGCCCTCCCGAGGAGTTCGCGCAGATGCGCACCCCCGATCCGGCCGAGTCGGCGATCCTGTCCAAGAGCGCCTTGTTGCCGGTGGAGCTGACGCCGGCCGGTAACGCCGCGCGCTGGCAAGGCACGTTGCCGGTGGAAAATGGCCACCTGCGCTTCATGGTGCTGGCCGGCGACCAGGCATGGGACGCCGCAGTGGCGGCACCACGTGGTGCTGGCGCACGCGCCGTCGACGCGCCACAGCTGCAGGCACAACGCACCGTGCTGGGCACGGCGGACAACGGCACCACCGGCATGCGCTACGCGGTGGACGCCGCGCAGAACGGCAACTGGTCGTTGACCCTGCAATCGGCCTCGCCGCTGGCACAGCGCGGCTATGTGCTGATGGAGGGCGATGCCCGTACGCAACTGGCCGCGTATCCGCGCGATCGCCAGCACCTGGTGGGCAAGTCGCTGACGCTCAACGCGATGCTCAGCGGCAGCGATGCGCGTGGTGCGACCTTGCTCGCCAGTCAGGCCGGGCAGATCGATACCGCCAGCCTGCGGGTGATCGATCCGCAAGGCGCCGTGCGCGTCCTGCCGATGGCCGACGACGGCGCCCACGATGATGGCGCGGCCGGCGACGGCGTGTATGGCGGCAACTTCCAGCCAGGCCGCGCCGGTACCTGGATTGCGCAGGTCATCGTGCACGGCCACGACCAGGCCGGGCAGCCCTTCGTGCGGACGAGCGAACATGTAATGCCCGTGCTGGATACGTCCCTGCGCCTGATGGGCAATGCGCTCAGTGCACGCGCAGCCGAAGGTACCCGGCTCGCGCTTGCCTTGCCGGTGGCTGCGCGCGGCAAGGCACCGTCGCACTATCGTGTGTTCGGGCAGGTGTGGGGTACCGATGCCAAGGGCCGCGATGTGCCGGTGGCATGGATCGGCGGCATGCTGGCGCCGCAGCAGGGACAGCTGCCGCTGAGCCTGGACGAGCGCTGGATTGCGCGTGCCGGCGCACGTGCACCGTTCTCGCTGCGTGGGCTGCGCATCGAAGACCCCGATTACTACATCCCGTTGGTACAGGCTGACAGCTTGCCGCTGCAGATGCCGGAGTTGCGGCGCGCCAGCATCGCGCGTGCCACCGGGGGCATCGACGAGAGCATGCGCATGGGGCCACGCCCGTCGACGCTGGCCACCGCCATGGCACAACCGCAGGCGGCCGGATCGCAGCTGGTGCTGGTGCACGGTTATTGCTCCAACGGCGTATGGCCGCAGGCGCAGTTCACCAACGCTTCCACATTCCTGGACGCCAAGCAGAACCGCAGCAACGACCAGTTTGCACAGCGCATCGCGCAGTTCGCCAGCCAGTGGTCGTCGTTTTCCACGGTGGCGCACAGCCAGGGCGGCATGGCCGCGCTGCACCTGTACACCTACTACTGGAGCGGCCTGGATAACGCCAGCGGTGGGCGCGTGATGCAATCGGTGGGCACGCCCTACCAGGGCACCAATCTGTCCGGCGTACTGGCCGCGGTGGGGTCGTGGTTCGGGGTGGGCTGCGGCACCAATGCGGACATGACCTACGACGGCGCCAAGGCCTGGCTGGCTGGCATTCCCGCCGAGGCGCGCGCCAAGGTCGACTACTACGCCACCTCGTTCGCCAAGACCAACTGGTACACCAATGACTACTGCAACGCCGCCTCGGACCTGGTGTTGAACGACCCGGAAGACGGCACCGTGGAGCAGGTCAATGCGCAGCTGCCCGGCGGCGTCAATCGCGGCCACACCACCGGCCAGTGCCACACCACCGGCATGCGCGACCCGGCGCAGTATCTGGATGCCAACCGCAATGCGGTGATGAACGCCAACGCGGCCAGATAG